From a region of the Triticum aestivum cultivar Chinese Spring chromosome 7D, IWGSC CS RefSeq v2.1, whole genome shotgun sequence genome:
- the LOC123165362 gene encoding uncharacterized protein codes for MDESDERGNGGGGGHHHGYEWKLPAALSANTTSVHVTALDGVVNVNSLFTVAVFVGLSLATPGELRSLAGDSSCDAGPDVARSLLVLEVVAFSSFLFSSLVAQGLKLAINLINSKDPDDTHAHIDARLLRLGMLASAVGSVVGCVFLMASMVMVVQIRLGTLGCASNRAAAKAAAGLVGLVSTALVVYISTVFYTFTH; via the exons ATGGATGA ATCTGACGAgcgcggcaacggcggcggcggcggccaccacCACGGCTACGAGTGGAAGCTCCCGGCGGCGCTGTCGGCGAACACGACGAGCGTGCACGTGACGGCGCTGGACGGGGTGGTCAACGTGAACTCGCTCTTCACGGTGGCCGTCTTCGTGGGCCTCTCCCTCGCGACCCCCGGCGAGCTCCGCAGCCTCGCCGGCGACTCGTCCTGCGACGCCGGGCCCGACGTGGCGCGgtccctgctcgtcctcgaggtggtcgccttctcctccttcctcttctccagCCTCGTGGCGCAGGGCCTCAAGCTCGCGATCAACCTCATCAACTCCAAGGATCCCGACGACACGCACGCCCACATCgacgcccgcctgctccggctggGGATGCTGGCCTCCGCCGTGGGCTCCGTCGTCGGCTGCGTCTTCTTGATGGCGTCCATGGTGATGGTCGTGCAGATCCGGCTCGGCACCCTGGGATGCGCCAGCAACCGGGCCGCTGCCAAGGCCGCCGCGGGGCTCGTCGGGCTCGTCTCCACCGCCCTCGTCGTGTACATCAGCACCGTCTTCTACACTTTCACTCACTGA